The Pseudanabaena galeata CCNP1313 genome has a segment encoding these proteins:
- a CDS encoding type II toxin-antitoxin system VapC family toxin has translation MIVLLDSAPLGILSNPNSTPATLECRYWSERLVAKGYRLIVPEITDYEVRRELLRANKLAGIRRLDQLKNRLEYLPLTTATMLKAAELWAEARQTGKPTASPDALDGDVILAAQASLIAESQGDRIVVVATTNVGHLERFVNAKYWQAIA, from the coding sequence ATGATTGTTTTACTTGACTCAGCCCCACTCGGCATCCTATCAAACCCCAACTCCACCCCCGCCACCCTAGAATGCCGCTATTGGTCAGAGAGATTAGTTGCCAAGGGTTATAGGTTAATTGTTCCTGAAATTACCGACTACGAAGTTAGGCGAGAATTGCTAAGAGCCAACAAACTAGCAGGTATCAGGCGTTTAGATCAGCTAAAAAATAGATTGGAATATTTACCCCTGACCACAGCAACGATGCTGAAAGCTGCTGAACTTTGGGCAGAAGCGAGACAGACAGGTAAACCAACAGCCAGTCCAGATGCACTAGATGGCGATGTCATCCTTGCTGCACAAGCATCATTAATTGCCGAATCACAGGGCGATCGCATTGTCGTAGTCGCCACAACAAACGTAGGACATTTGGAAAGATTTGTAAACGCCAAATACTGGCAAGCGATCGCCTAA
- a CDS encoding DUF4926 domain-containing protein: protein MNEIQEYDLVALTEDAIATHKVTHQQILLRRGQMGTVLMSFDNKAFLIDFTDKKGNTFAMETIEPVKLLRLINEPELVYS from the coding sequence ATGAACGAAATCCAAGAATATGACCTTGTTGCTTTAACAGAAGATGCGATCGCTACGCATAAAGTCACTCATCAGCAAATCCTACTGCGAAGAGGACAAATGGGAACAGTTTTAATGTCCTTTGATAACAAAGCGTTCCTAATCGACTTTACCGATAAAAAAGGCAATACATTTGCTATGGAAACAATCGAACCTGTCAAGCTATTACGCCTTATCAATGAACCTGAATTAGTCTATTCATGA
- a CDS encoding helix-turn-helix domain-containing protein, which translates to MSIKFYESPFHAIEEPEVASKSVLKADLTIMIRDIIEDKGWTQKEAAERLAVTQPRVSDIVNGKIDKFTLDMLFSMLDKLGFRTEFTFSSLESASIKIQTRDLAKVA; encoded by the coding sequence ATGTCAATCAAGTTTTACGAAAGTCCGTTTCATGCGATCGAGGAGCCTGAAGTCGCTAGTAAGTCGGTTTTGAAGGCTGACTTGACGATCATGATTAGAGACATAATTGAAGATAAAGGTTGGACACAAAAGGAAGCGGCTGAAAGGTTGGCGGTTACTCAGCCGCGTGTGTCGGACATTGTGAATGGAAAAATTGATAAATTTACTTTGGATATGCTGTTTTCAATGTTAGATAAGCTCGGATTTAGGACTGAGTTTACTTTTAGCAGTTTAGAAAGTGCTTCTATTAAAATCCAAACAAGGGATTTAGCTAAAGTCGCTTAG
- a CDS encoding PIN domain-containing protein, whose protein sequence is MTTPDSKPIIFIDTSFLKGVSWKDPDWQLLLEESKQANIQIVIPELVLKERCSQWRDEIIQKARRVKESIDTLIDTWDKSPTTGYSRLYENPHFIANISIESFEKDIDSKVSAYSSKLVSDNRLYVLSKQPHHTEGAFTRYFDWKPPFNNPLNSEKGVENREDAKTRTARKEHFPDAWILEAALDFSETTANFYVLCRDKRLNNSFKNELGIQTYDNAREVLDAIEQKDKEQTPSLQDIPEFKDSHENNSDGSLIQLFNLELFQRVLGYIYWLEGENAVSKDTLIERLKQKYGYTSEQIRSTADYLSHVSKVIEDTGNYYIAVDIKICKDAADEVLSDVLSLLDED, encoded by the coding sequence ATGACAACTCCTGATAGTAAACCCATCATATTTATTGATACCAGCTTCCTTAAAGGAGTAAGTTGGAAAGATCCTGATTGGCAATTATTACTAGAAGAATCAAAACAAGCAAATATACAGATCGTTATTCCAGAATTAGTTCTAAAAGAGAGGTGTTCACAGTGGAGAGATGAGATTATTCAAAAAGCCAGACGAGTAAAAGAATCTATAGACACTCTAATCGATACTTGGGATAAAAGCCCAACAACAGGTTATTCTAGGCTTTATGAAAACCCTCATTTTATTGCCAATATTTCTATTGAATCATTTGAGAAAGACATAGACTCCAAAGTAAGTGCTTATTCTAGTAAGCTAGTCAGTGATAATAGGTTATACGTTCTAAGTAAACAGCCTCATCATACGGAAGGTGCATTTACAAGATACTTTGATTGGAAGCCACCCTTCAATAATCCATTAAATAGCGAAAAAGGAGTAGAAAACAGAGAAGATGCAAAGACACGGACGGCAAGAAAAGAACATTTTCCTGACGCTTGGATTTTAGAGGCTGCACTTGATTTTTCGGAAACCACGGCAAACTTTTATGTTCTTTGTAGAGATAAGCGCTTAAACAATTCATTTAAAAATGAGTTGGGTATTCAAACATATGACAACGCAAGGGAAGTACTAGATGCCATAGAGCAAAAAGACAAAGAACAAACTCCTTCTCTGCAAGATATACCAGAATTCAAAGATTCTCACGAAAATAATTCTGATGGAAGCTTAATTCAACTCTTTAATCTAGAATTATTTCAAAGGGTACTAGGCTATATATACTGGTTAGAAGGAGAAAATGCAGTTTCTAAAGACACTTTAATTGAAAGACTCAAGCAGAAGTATGGCTACACATCTGAGCAGATAAGAAGTACTGCTGATTATCTAAGCCACGTTTCAAAGGTTATTGAAGATACAGGAAACTACTATATAGCTGTCGATATCAAGATATGTAAAGATGCAGCCGATGAAGTGTTATCTGATGTTTTATCGTTATTAGATGAGGATTGA
- a CDS encoding dynamin family protein, translated as MLEYVENHPSIRFAAIKLVIPEHSIRELNDYDDKQLKIYRKALDDARRKRKKVLDKLEQFDRLLAYRKSEIRMSNHLVASYADRLMRQQQSEFIGKSIMEPKMNTATNLDEVRQQAIAQLEALQKYLNEKGRTKEAEDISKEVTKLRDNTYQIAFVATFSAGKSTLINAMLGNDILPSMAKPTTGRLTFINDREGDVNAQVEVSKKGNQRMIVLSYRDPQDLQKYLNKYLRNGWIGKAEVYSEDRSLQFDSPVDFVESAFYPVSETNDIHSNQARLTLNKGYSSFSLTDLSQIELGSFINNDAVKKLNIHAPVKHLTKQVRLEGIQFVDTPGTNSARHTDHKRITFDFIDKANAVVYVINFTTAFTESDALLLEEIRRQRQYNSRFCDKLFFAVNKIDQDNGNGQTLQDSISSIHSTLNNDYGFDLPRERVIGVAALPALLYRMSQNDLLTKKELRQTFNGYVGRFLDDDFLNISREDANAAKEQVLNWSNIESLETELVKYLSHNNKTQELVLDAIRKGLTFLQTYEQDVQQKLAIFRTDLEKLKKLTEKFTESLQEAGDRKKLISESLSSDQDALTDKINSRYTRFKEEFKTIISDMFDGKYDGSGFKNTISQAIARNFSGASTRALTSQQWELLKQAVDSVRFFTETSSESRAKTTLNNYTVTINDVVRSMYSVFESELKSFCNKEQSLIYKRSNGQAESILLRLNQDLNQDLGIPKIENPIIFDQITFAELTSIRDMVNAQVYDQRSEEQRTYGASGSYDSNYITVISINPKLVKNQTVRTVETIVINGKAKASEIVHSGIKSLAHQIEQEIDRRITIIKTNLDKSVQERKSLGDNVLPEIEKLETNLDSTRQAITSLNEIYKFTENLQTNSIS; from the coding sequence TTGCTGGAATATGTAGAAAATCATCCTAGCATTCGATTTGCAGCAATTAAGCTTGTAATTCCAGAGCATTCTATTCGAGAGCTAAATGACTATGACGACAAGCAACTCAAAATCTATCGTAAAGCTTTAGATGATGCGCGGCGCAAGCGCAAAAAGGTTTTAGATAAGTTGGAGCAGTTTGATCGACTTCTAGCTTATCGAAAGAGTGAAATCAGGATGAGCAATCATCTTGTAGCTAGCTATGCAGATCGCTTGATGCGTCAACAACAGAGCGAGTTTATTGGTAAATCAATCATGGAACCTAAGATGAATACAGCGACTAATTTGGATGAAGTCAGACAACAGGCGATCGCTCAATTGGAAGCATTGCAGAAATATTTGAATGAGAAAGGAAGAACTAAAGAGGCTGAAGATATTTCTAAGGAAGTCACTAAGCTTAGAGATAACACTTACCAAATTGCTTTCGTGGCTACTTTTAGTGCTGGCAAGTCAACGCTGATTAACGCAATGTTGGGTAATGACATCTTACCTTCAATGGCAAAGCCAACAACAGGTAGACTGACTTTCATCAATGATCGTGAAGGCGATGTCAATGCACAGGTTGAAGTTTCCAAAAAGGGCAATCAACGAATGATTGTTCTTTCTTATAGAGATCCTCAAGATTTACAAAAATATCTCAATAAGTATTTGAGAAATGGATGGATAGGAAAAGCTGAGGTGTATTCCGAGGATAGGTCACTACAATTTGACAGTCCAGTTGATTTTGTTGAATCTGCCTTTTACCCTGTGAGTGAGACGAATGACATTCACTCTAACCAAGCAAGACTGACTTTAAATAAGGGCTATTCCTCATTTAGCCTTACCGATCTCAGTCAAATTGAATTGGGTAGTTTTATTAACAATGATGCTGTCAAAAAATTAAATATTCATGCTCCTGTTAAGCATCTAACTAAACAAGTACGTTTAGAGGGTATTCAGTTTGTTGATACTCCTGGAACAAATTCTGCTCGTCATACTGATCACAAACGCATCACCTTTGACTTTATCGACAAAGCAAATGCTGTAGTTTATGTAATTAACTTTACTACCGCTTTTACTGAAAGTGATGCTCTATTGCTAGAAGAAATTCGCCGACAAAGGCAGTATAACTCTCGTTTCTGTGACAAACTTTTTTTTGCTGTGAATAAAATTGATCAAGACAATGGCAATGGTCAAACTTTACAAGATTCGATCTCGTCAATTCATAGCACATTAAATAATGACTATGGTTTTGATTTGCCCCGTGAAAGAGTCATTGGCGTTGCTGCACTACCAGCCTTACTTTATCGTATGAGTCAGAATGATTTACTGACAAAAAAGGAACTGAGACAGACTTTTAATGGCTATGTAGGTCGATTTCTAGATGATGATTTTCTGAACATCTCTCGTGAGGATGCTAACGCTGCAAAGGAGCAAGTTCTAAATTGGTCAAATATTGAATCACTTGAAACTGAGCTTGTGAAATATCTAAGTCATAACAACAAAACTCAAGAACTTGTTCTAGATGCAATTAGAAAGGGGTTAACCTTTTTACAAACCTATGAACAAGACGTACAGCAAAAGCTTGCTATTTTTAGAACTGACTTAGAGAAGTTGAAAAAACTAACTGAAAAATTCACTGAATCCCTTCAGGAGGCTGGAGATAGAAAAAAGTTGATTTCTGAGTCCTTATCAAGCGATCAGGATGCTCTAACAGACAAGATAAATTCCCGTTATACGCGGTTTAAAGAAGAGTTCAAGACTATTATCTCTGATATGTTTGATGGTAAATATGATGGGAGTGGCTTTAAAAACACTATTTCTCAAGCTATTGCTCGTAACTTTTCTGGGGCTAGTACAAGAGCATTAACTTCACAACAATGGGAACTGCTAAAGCAAGCTGTTGATTCAGTGCGTTTCTTTACAGAAACATCCAGCGAATCTAGAGCAAAAACAACACTCAATAACTACACAGTAACTATTAATGATGTAGTTCGTAGTATGTATAGTGTTTTTGAGTCAGAGCTAAAAAGTTTCTGTAATAAGGAACAGTCTCTGATTTATAAGCGTAGTAATGGACAAGCAGAATCAATCCTGCTTCGTTTAAATCAAGATCTAAACCAAGATTTGGGCATTCCTAAGATTGAAAATCCTATAATTTTTGACCAGATTACTTTCGCAGAACTAACTTCTATTCGAGATATGGTCAACGCACAAGTGTATGACCAAAGATCTGAAGAACAACGAACATATGGGGCTAGTGGTAGTTATGACAGCAATTATATAACTGTTATCTCTATCAATCCTAAACTTGTGAAGAATCAAACAGTCAGAACTGTTGAGACCATTGTGATTAATGGCAAGGCTAAAGCTAGTGAGATAGTGCATTCTGGCATTAAATCACTAGCTCACCAAATTGAACAGGAAATTGACAGACGCATTACTATCATCAAAACGAATCTGGACAAGTCAGTTCAAGAAAGAAAGTCTTTAGGTGATAATGTGTTGCCTGAAATTGAGAAGCTTGAGACAAATCTAGATTCAACAAGACAGGCGATCACCTCATTGAACGAAATTTACAAGTTCACAGAAAATCTTCAAACCAATTCTATTAGCTAA
- the mfd gene encoding transcription-repair coupling factor yields the protein MTIPMTFTAVLENIAQSTIATKIGEKLKTAKSISLSGLSRLGKGLVSTHLCQQQTKPLLIVTATVEEATRWALQLQSMSWRVYLYPPLDTFPYESSQIDLETAWTKIEILAELLAKPQHNLAIATTIKALQLHLPSTQVFQKHNLYLNIGDSQSVKLLAEALARLGYAEVKEVKESKQWSHKGFSFEVFPVNRNLPVRLSCNRGTVEKIREFDPTNPKSFTDLSSIAIAPVDLHEFNSSHRATLLNYLPKNFIVAIDEPEQCQSYGDRWYEAADELYQNQSQADTPKLHWDFAKCMTEAKKFQMLQLTEQPLKPKANIFNFASTSIPIVPHQFDQIASLIREYLKSEYQVTLISAQPLRVATLLKEYDCIANFVSDSDDLQSITRIQKAGKPVILKYSGLMEMQGFVLPSCKLALLTDRELFGQQLLASPTFVHPSRMNTAKSVNPDELNVGDYVVHRKYGIGKFTRFETIEVKGEKQPHYIVEFADGKTAVAIVQENEKILSRYRSASNKPPKLNSIANTKGWDNALSKCQKEIYKLARDLLQLYVRRANLVGYAFPPDTDWQQEMEDSFPYQLTPDQVKAVQDVKQDMESDRPMDRLICGDVGFGKTEVAVRAIFKAVCAGKQVALLAPTTILAQQHFHTLQTRFAAYPFTVEIVNRFRPAKERKQVLERVADGEVQVIVGTHQLLSKDVEFHDLGLLVIDEEQRFGTVQKEKIKTMKGDVDSLTLSATPIPRTLYAALSGVREMSVIATPPPSRRSIQTHLSAYDASLVKTAIRHELDRGGQVFYVVPRIEGIDAIAVSLQAMLPNVRLAIAHGQMQESELEAAMVAFNNNEADILLCTTIIESGLDIPRVNTIVIEDAHKLGLAQLYQLRGRVGRAGIQAHSYLLYPPNLELTDSAKRRLDAIQEFSQLGSGYQLAMRDMEIRGLGDLLGEEQSGQADVIGFALYMDLLQEYINELRGKILPEVADTELQLPRLVAFIPDSYIENNEKKINAYLTLAKVKSKEEILKLAAVWEGLYGTLPEETQVLLRVMELKLVARKVGVFRIYASEDGRDLFLDSKLTDSLWELLHAKIPIEFYYRFSFERGRIKITSLALLPGDKQVHFLIEWLGCFLK from the coding sequence ATGACTATACCCATGACCTTCACAGCAGTCCTAGAGAATATAGCCCAGTCAACCATCGCCACAAAAATAGGCGAGAAACTCAAAACAGCCAAAAGCATATCCCTATCAGGACTATCACGCTTAGGCAAAGGACTAGTTAGCACTCACCTCTGTCAACAACAAACCAAACCATTACTCATCGTCACCGCCACCGTCGAAGAAGCAACCCGATGGGCTTTGCAACTTCAGTCAATGTCATGGCGCGTCTATCTATACCCTCCCCTTGATACATTTCCCTACGAATCTAGCCAAATCGATTTAGAAACTGCTTGGACAAAGATTGAGATATTAGCGGAACTACTTGCCAAACCACAGCATAACTTAGCGATCGCTACTACCATTAAAGCACTACAGCTCCATCTACCATCCACTCAAGTCTTCCAAAAACATAATCTCTATCTCAATATCGGCGATTCGCAATCGGTTAAATTACTTGCCGAGGCTCTGGCAAGATTGGGATATGCAGAAGTCAAAGAAGTAAAGGAATCAAAACAATGGAGCCACAAAGGATTTAGTTTTGAAGTATTTCCTGTTAATCGAAATCTACCCGTGCGCCTAAGCTGCAATCGTGGTACTGTCGAGAAAATCAGAGAGTTTGACCCCACTAATCCAAAAAGCTTCACTGACCTATCCAGCATCGCGATCGCCCCTGTCGATTTACATGAGTTTAACTCATCTCATAGAGCCACACTACTGAATTACTTACCCAAAAACTTTATTGTTGCCATTGATGAACCCGAACAATGTCAGAGCTATGGCGATCGCTGGTACGAAGCAGCCGATGAACTTTATCAAAATCAATCGCAAGCCGATACACCGAAACTGCATTGGGACTTTGCTAAGTGCATGACTGAGGCGAAGAAATTTCAGATGCTTCAACTTACCGAGCAACCACTTAAACCTAAAGCCAATATTTTTAACTTTGCCAGTACTTCTATTCCCATAGTTCCCCATCAGTTTGACCAGATTGCGTCTCTCATTCGTGAATATCTCAAATCGGAATATCAAGTCACCCTGATTTCGGCTCAACCTTTGCGCGTGGCAACTTTGCTCAAGGAATATGACTGCATTGCTAACTTTGTCAGTGATTCTGATGATTTACAGTCCATTACGCGGATTCAGAAAGCTGGTAAACCAGTGATTTTGAAATATTCGGGACTGATGGAAATGCAAGGCTTTGTTTTGCCTAGTTGTAAGCTTGCCCTCTTGACCGATCGCGAGTTATTTGGACAGCAATTATTAGCCTCACCCACCTTTGTGCATCCTTCACGAATGAATACGGCTAAGTCAGTTAATCCTGACGAACTAAATGTTGGTGATTATGTCGTGCATCGTAAGTATGGGATTGGCAAATTTACGCGCTTTGAAACCATTGAAGTGAAAGGGGAAAAGCAACCGCATTACATCGTTGAGTTTGCTGATGGTAAGACTGCGGTGGCGATCGTGCAGGAAAATGAGAAAATCCTCTCCCGCTATCGCAGTGCTTCTAATAAGCCGCCTAAGTTAAACAGCATCGCCAATACAAAGGGCTGGGATAACGCTCTGAGCAAATGCCAAAAGGAGATTTACAAGTTAGCGAGGGATTTACTACAACTCTATGTCCGTCGCGCCAATTTAGTTGGCTATGCTTTCCCACCTGATACCGATTGGCAACAGGAGATGGAGGATTCTTTTCCCTATCAACTCACACCCGATCAGGTCAAAGCTGTTCAAGATGTGAAGCAAGATATGGAAAGCGATCGCCCAATGGATCGGCTGATTTGTGGTGATGTCGGCTTTGGTAAAACGGAGGTGGCGGTAAGGGCTATTTTTAAAGCGGTTTGTGCGGGTAAGCAAGTGGCTCTGTTAGCTCCCACGACGATTCTGGCACAACAGCATTTTCATACGCTCCAAACTCGGTTTGCGGCTTATCCTTTCACTGTGGAGATCGTGAATCGGTTTCGCCCTGCGAAGGAGCGCAAGCAGGTTTTAGAAAGGGTTGCGGATGGTGAGGTACAAGTCATTGTCGGTACGCATCAACTGTTGTCTAAGGATGTTGAGTTTCACGATTTGGGTTTGCTGGTGATTGATGAGGAACAACGCTTTGGCACGGTGCAGAAGGAAAAAATCAAGACTATGAAGGGGGATGTGGATTCATTGACTTTGAGTGCTACGCCGATTCCGCGTACTCTCTATGCGGCTCTTTCTGGGGTGCGGGAAATGAGTGTGATTGCGACTCCTCCTCCCTCAAGGCGATCGATTCAAACGCATTTGTCTGCTTATGATGCGTCACTGGTGAAAACGGCGATTCGTCATGAGTTAGACCGTGGTGGTCAGGTGTTTTATGTTGTGCCGCGTATTGAGGGGATTGATGCGATCGCTGTTTCTTTGCAGGCAATGTTACCAAATGTGAGATTGGCGATCGCGCATGGACAGATGCAGGAGTCGGAGTTAGAGGCGGCGATGGTCGCTTTTAATAACAATGAGGCGGATATTCTCCTCTGTACGACGATTATTGAGTCGGGTTTGGACATTCCGCGTGTGAATACGATTGTGATTGAGGATGCTCATAAGTTAGGTTTGGCGCAACTGTATCAATTGCGTGGTCGGGTTGGTCGGGCGGGGATTCAGGCTCATTCTTATTTGCTGTATCCGCCTAACCTTGAGTTGACAGATTCAGCGAAGAGGAGATTGGATGCGATTCAGGAGTTTAGTCAGCTTGGTTCGGGTTATCAACTAGCGATGCGCGATATGGAAATTCGTGGATTGGGCGATCTCTTGGGTGAGGAGCAGTCGGGTCAGGCGGATGTGATTGGCTTTGCGCTCTATATGGATTTGCTTCAGGAATATATTAATGAGTTGCGGGGGAAGATTTTGCCTGAAGTTGCTGATACTGAGCTTCAGTTGCCGCGTTTGGTGGCTTTTATTCCTGACAGTTATATAGAGAACAATGAGAAGAAGATTAATGCTTATTTGACTTTGGCAAAGGTGAAGTCGAAGGAGGAAATTCTCAAGTTGGCGGCGGTTTGGGAGGGTCTGTATGGGACTTTGCCTGAAGAAACGCAGGTATTACTTAGGGTGATGGAATTGAAGTTGGTGGCGCGGAAGGTTGGGGTGTTTCGCATTTATGCGTCGGAGGATGGGCGCGATCTGTTTCTGGACTCGAAGCTGACGGATTCGCTTTGGGAGTTGCTTCATGCGAAGATTCCGATTGAGTTCTATTATCGTTTCTCTTTCGAGAGGGGGAGAATTAAAATCACGAGTCTGGCTCTCCTGCCTGGGGATAAGCAGGTGCATTTCTTGATTGAGTGGTTGGGCTGTTTTTTGAAGTGA
- a CDS encoding type II toxin-antitoxin system RelE/ParE family toxin: MKKFAFVNDAAEREYKDFPKEIQQQFGTSLRAVQDDKKPFLPIQTLESIGAGVIELKINGSPAFRCVYIAKFLDTVVVLHSFEKTTNGVDRQAMKTIEKRYKELKAEIEKMKRQK, translated from the coding sequence ATGAAAAAATTTGCTTTTGTTAACGATGCCGCCGAAAGAGAATACAAAGACTTCCCAAAAGAGATTCAACAACAATTTGGAACTAGCCTAAGAGCAGTCCAAGACGACAAAAAGCCATTCTTACCAATCCAAACTCTTGAAAGTATTGGTGCTGGTGTAATCGAACTTAAAATCAATGGTAGCCCAGCCTTTAGGTGTGTCTACATAGCAAAATTTCTAGATACCGTAGTCGTCTTACATTCATTTGAGAAGACAACAAACGGCGTAGATCGACAAGCCATGAAAACTATCGAAAAAAGATACAAGGAACTAAAAGCTGAAATCGAAAAAATGAAAAGGCAAAAATAA